A genomic stretch from Chloroflexota bacterium includes:
- a CDS encoding DUF4416 family protein — MGTAKLPKPVKLIASIFSADPAQIDRAQAALEARFGPVDFRSELLPFDHTDFYTPEFGVGLVRRIVAFERLVDPADLPDIKLATNALEAEMSVGGKRTVNVDPGYVSEGKLVLASTKDHRHRIYLSKGIYGEITLHYHRGGFQAWEWTYPDYASARYREIFAQIRARYREQLARM, encoded by the coding sequence ATGGGCACCGCGAAGCTGCCCAAACCGGTCAAACTCATCGCCAGCATCTTCAGCGCCGACCCCGCGCAGATTGACCGCGCCCAGGCTGCGCTGGAGGCGCGCTTCGGGCCGGTGGATTTTCGGTCCGAACTGCTGCCTTTTGACCACACGGATTTCTACACGCCCGAATTCGGCGTGGGGCTGGTGCGGCGCATCGTCGCCTTTGAGCGGCTTGTGGATCCCGCGGACCTGCCCGACATCAAACTGGCCACCAATGCGCTGGAGGCCGAGATGTCCGTCGGCGGAAAGCGCACCGTGAACGTGGACCCGGGCTACGTGAGTGAGGGAAAACTGGTCCTGGCGAGCACCAAGGACCACCGGCACCGCATCTACCTGAGCAAGGGCATCTACGGCGAGATCACGCTGCACTACCACCGGGGCGGGTTCCAGGCGTGGGAGTGGACGTATCCGGACTACGCGAGCGCCCGCTACCGCGAGATTTTCGCCCAGATTCGCGCGCGGTACAGAGAGCAGTTGGCGAGAATGTAG
- a CDS encoding FecR domain-containing protein, with translation MRKNPERLAWFVLISAFLTFLALVMGVPLGVKAYVNRALVPRLASLEAIVPTIVVEYPGFNTSLAVTGRRDDIAEGAQIQTDRTSQGILTFYENPGEQVVLSTVQLFANTRVELVEVRSPRFASSKASDRIVLAVKSGTARIAAAPSGRFPLRVEVRTPQGVIVFSDASILVEVGNEQTDVSVRYGSAMVRGGGVDTQVQARQRTTLRLGQPPTPPVAAIRDLVVNGDFSQPLSVGWQVDTERLSEDVQAGTVEVVQAGGRQAARFARMGREGEHNAVFLIQKIDKDARDFVSLKLRMDVRILYQSLSGGGLQSSEFPVMVRLDYVDVYGNAQHWVRGFYYRNPDNLPILYYGIQVPHDTWYPFESGNLMEELADAKPAWITSLRVYASGWNYQSMVTEVGLVAE, from the coding sequence ATGAGGAAAAACCCTGAACGGCTGGCCTGGTTCGTGCTCATCAGCGCGTTCCTGACGTTCCTGGCCCTGGTCATGGGCGTGCCCCTGGGCGTCAAGGCCTACGTGAACCGGGCGCTGGTGCCCCGCCTGGCCTCGCTGGAAGCCATCGTCCCCACCATCGTCGTGGAGTACCCGGGCTTCAACACCAGCCTTGCCGTTACCGGCCGCCGCGATGACATCGCTGAGGGCGCCCAGATTCAGACCGACCGCACCTCGCAAGGAATCCTCACGTTCTACGAGAACCCTGGGGAACAGGTCGTGCTGAGCACCGTGCAACTGTTCGCCAACACCCGCGTGGAGTTGGTGGAGGTGCGCTCGCCCCGATTCGCGTCCAGCAAGGCCTCGGATCGCATCGTGTTGGCGGTGAAGTCGGGGACGGCTCGGATTGCCGCTGCGCCGTCGGGCCGATTCCCCCTCCGCGTGGAGGTGCGCACGCCCCAGGGGGTCATCGTCTTCAGCGACGCCAGCATCCTGGTGGAGGTGGGAAACGAACAGACCGATGTCTCGGTGCGCTACGGCTCGGCGATGGTGCGCGGCGGCGGCGTGGACACCCAGGTGCAGGCCCGACAGCGCACGACGCTGCGGCTGGGCCAACCCCCGACACCGCCCGTGGCCGCCATCCGCGACTTGGTCGTCAACGGCGACTTCTCGCAGCCGCTGTCCGTCGGCTGGCAGGTCGACACCGAACGCCTTTCCGAGGACGTGCAGGCCGGGACGGTGGAAGTCGTCCAGGCGGGCGGACGCCAGGCGGCTCGGTTTGCCCGCATGGGCCGCGAGGGCGAGCACAACGCCGTCTTCCTCATCCAGAAGATTGACAAGGACGCCCGCGATTTCGTGTCGCTGAAACTGCGCATGGATGTGCGCATCCTTTACCAAAGCCTGTCGGGCGGCGGCCTCCAGAGCAGCGAATTCCCCGTCATGGTGCGCCTGGACTACGTGGACGTGTACGGCAACGCCCAGCATTGGGTGCGCGGGTTCTACTACCGCAACCCCGACAACCTGCCGATTCTGTACTACGGCATCCAGGTGCCCCATGACACGTGGTATCCCTTTGAGTCGGGCAACCTGATGGAGGAACTGGCCGACGCCAAACCCGCGTGGATCACGTCGCTGCGGGTGTACGCTTCGGGGTGGAACTACCAGAGCATGGTGACCGAGGTGGGCCTGGTGGCGGAGTAG